A genomic region of Pseudomonadota bacterium contains the following coding sequences:
- a CDS encoding caspase family protein, whose protein sequence is MSAAQLADLFYRPDLVTAYLDGNEKAIAEAKEKGALARFRTRDLGAVIASGLAPKLELLAPAEPLGNGRDFRLRFRVNDRGGGVGRVEYRVNGAVIEPAKARLPEAGGPQGIFSQEFTLAPGGNEIEAVVYNENGAVRSPAVRAQIQVSGPQVERPVLHILAVGIDKYRDSALTLQHAAGDARDFADTLVRQGQGLFTPGIVIVLPDEQATRKGIEAAFDRLSARVQPSDVFVLYLAGHGRSFDGRYHFLPSETVYENEEALRRQGLSEDYLKALLPKIRAQKSVLVLDTCHAGAALNLALAMTRGPDIKDALSRLMRATGRAVLAATSDRDVAFEGYPGSWGLHLCSAGRTARRGGPARARRTARPGDHHRRAERLRAPRGAPPDARQVS, encoded by the coding sequence ACAGCTCGCCGATCTCTTCTACCGGCCCGATCTCGTGACCGCTTATCTGGACGGCAACGAGAAGGCGATCGCCGAGGCCAAGGAGAAGGGTGCGCTGGCCCGCTTCCGGACCCGTGATCTCGGTGCCGTCATCGCGAGCGGCCTCGCGCCCAAGCTGGAGTTGCTCGCGCCCGCGGAGCCGCTGGGCAACGGGCGCGACTTCCGGCTGCGGTTCCGGGTGAACGATCGGGGCGGGGGCGTCGGCCGGGTCGAGTACCGCGTGAACGGCGCCGTGATCGAGCCCGCCAAGGCGCGCCTGCCGGAAGCAGGGGGGCCGCAAGGGATCTTCAGCCAGGAATTCACTCTGGCTCCGGGCGGGAACGAGATCGAGGCCGTCGTGTACAACGAGAACGGCGCGGTCCGCTCGCCCGCCGTGCGCGCCCAGATCCAGGTGAGCGGCCCACAGGTCGAGCGGCCCGTGCTGCACATCCTAGCCGTCGGCATCGACAAGTACCGGGATTCGGCCCTTACGCTCCAGCACGCCGCGGGTGACGCCAGGGACTTCGCCGACACCCTGGTCCGGCAAGGACAGGGGCTCTTCACGCCCGGCATCGTCATCGTCTTGCCGGACGAGCAGGCGACGCGCAAGGGCATCGAGGCGGCCTTCGATCGCCTCTCCGCACGGGTTCAGCCCAGCGATGTCTTCGTGCTTTATCTCGCCGGGCACGGCCGGAGCTTCGACGGGCGTTATCACTTCCTGCCCTCGGAAACCGTCTACGAGAACGAGGAGGCCCTGCGCCGCCAGGGTTTGTCCGAGGACTATCTGAAGGCGCTGCTGCCGAAGATCCGCGCACAGAAGAGCGTCTTGGTCCTCGATACCTGCCATGCGGGCGCAGCCCTGAACCTGGCCCTGGCCATGACCCGCGGTCCGGATATCAAGGACGCCCTCTCGCGCCTCATGCGCGCGACCGGGCGGGCGGTCCTGGCCGCAACCAGCGACAGAGACGTGGCCTTCGAGGGTTACCCGGGATCATGGGGTCTTCACTTATGCAGTGCTGGAAGGACTGCGCGGCGCGGCGGACCGGCCCGAGCGCGACGGACCGCGCGACCGGGTGATCACCATAGACGAGCTGAGCGACTACGTGCACCAAGAGGTGCCCCGCCTGACGCTCGACAAGTTTCATAA